In Bdellovibrio bacteriovorus, the following are encoded in one genomic region:
- the mnmA gene encoding tRNA 2-thiouridine(34) synthase MnmA, translating to MSKGRVLVAMSGGVDSSAAAALLVEQGYEVIGATMQVWDYSTCDIEEGNGTCCSSIDVDDARSVADRLGIPFYVLNCEAKFRAAVIDPFLKAYLDGQTPLPCVNCNTYLKFDHLVKKMKELDCDYLATGHYAKIVYDDNGKAAIHTSTDDWKDQTYFLFTIDPELVPKLLFPVGDMKKPEVRAYSESRGLVTAKKKDSQGICFVGNQGYQNFIKSQVSSAVLATKKGFIKRFPQGEVMAPHEGIHNYTIGQSKGLGMDYHEKLFVLKIDAHDNTVWVGDESHLFAHEVDVVDPHLLRDLEDGELMNVKIRYQHKGSPAKVFKTENGFKLKFMEPQRAVTPGQAAVFYRERELVGGGWITL from the coding sequence ATGTCTAAGGGAAGGGTCCTTGTTGCTATGAGCGGAGGCGTGGACAGTTCTGCCGCGGCTGCGCTCTTAGTCGAACAGGGATATGAAGTTATCGGGGCGACGATGCAAGTGTGGGATTATTCCACTTGCGATATCGAAGAAGGAAACGGCACCTGCTGTTCTTCGATAGATGTGGATGATGCGCGTTCGGTTGCGGATCGTCTGGGTATTCCATTTTATGTTCTTAACTGCGAAGCAAAATTCCGTGCCGCGGTTATTGATCCATTTTTAAAGGCTTACCTTGACGGGCAAACGCCACTTCCATGCGTGAACTGCAATACCTATTTAAAATTTGATCATCTTGTTAAAAAGATGAAAGAACTTGATTGTGATTATCTTGCGACCGGTCACTATGCAAAGATCGTTTATGACGATAACGGCAAGGCCGCGATTCACACCTCAACGGATGATTGGAAAGACCAAACTTATTTCCTGTTTACCATTGATCCAGAATTAGTGCCGAAATTATTATTCCCTGTAGGGGATATGAAAAAGCCTGAGGTCCGTGCTTATTCTGAAAGTCGAGGCCTGGTAACCGCCAAGAAAAAAGATTCTCAAGGAATCTGTTTTGTGGGGAACCAAGGTTATCAAAACTTTATCAAAAGCCAAGTCAGCAGTGCGGTGCTTGCGACCAAAAAAGGTTTTATCAAGCGCTTCCCGCAAGGCGAGGTGATGGCACCTCATGAGGGAATTCATAATTACACCATTGGGCAAAGCAAAGGTCTTGGTATGGATTATCACGAAAAATTATTCGTGCTTAAGATTGATGCCCATGACAACACCGTGTGGGTGGGGGATGAATCGCATCTTTTTGCTCACGAAGTGGATGTGGTCGATCCGCACTTGTTGCGTGATTTAGAGGATGGCGAACTGATGAATGTCAAAATTCGCTATCAACACAAAGGATCGCCGGCAAAAGTATTTAAAACGGAAAACGGATTTAAATTAAAATTTATGGAACCACAAAGAGCGGTGACTCCCGGTCAAGCAGCGGTGTTTTACCGTGAACGGGAATTAGTAGGCGGCGGATGGATCACACTTTAA
- the mtaB gene encoding tRNA (N(6)-L-threonylcarbamoyladenosine(37)-C(2))-methylthiotransferase MtaB → MDHTLKYQVHTFGCKVNTYDAGLIQKNLNAHGFAPVVSGQKEARIHVLNTCAVTAEATKEAVRYIRRLKVKDPFCTVVVTGCAAQVDTGSFSGLPGADLIVANSHKGSLPDLLSKHFRGELTEKVFKSNIFKKEDLEAGGGIEKSHTRAFLKIQDGCNSFCTYCIIPYARGKSRSIPVMDLVQRINDLYAEGAREVVLTGVHIGDYEDTVGEKKYVMEDLIENLLARTKVPRFRLASLEPVEVSERLLELYQDPRLCPHFHMSIQSANTDVLFHMKRKYTQEDVRKSLNAIAQRVPNSFVGMDVIVGFPTETEEQFQDTYDTLASLPWTKLHVFPYSERQGTRAAAMEASVYPHVRAERAARLRELSISRYTQEAQKQLGSVKKTLILKNAAKGGQGLSHDYWPVEIEGAESFIDHWSGQEIDVRITGYDHSNKQHMEGHLRGEVIL, encoded by the coding sequence ATGGATCACACTTTAAAGTATCAAGTCCATACCTTTGGTTGTAAGGTCAATACCTACGACGCCGGACTGATTCAAAAGAATCTGAATGCGCATGGTTTTGCTCCGGTTGTTTCGGGGCAAAAAGAGGCGCGCATTCACGTTTTAAACACCTGTGCGGTGACGGCAGAGGCGACCAAAGAAGCGGTTCGCTATATTCGACGCCTTAAGGTGAAAGATCCATTTTGCACAGTGGTTGTTACCGGATGTGCCGCGCAAGTCGATACGGGATCTTTTTCTGGCTTGCCAGGGGCTGATCTTATCGTGGCGAACTCTCATAAAGGCTCGTTGCCCGATCTTCTATCAAAACACTTCCGTGGCGAGCTGACCGAAAAAGTATTTAAGTCCAATATCTTTAAAAAAGAAGATTTGGAAGCCGGTGGTGGAATTGAAAAAAGCCATACGCGGGCGTTTTTAAAAATCCAAGACGGCTGCAATAGTTTTTGCACGTATTGTATTATCCCATATGCGCGGGGGAAAAGTCGTTCTATCCCGGTGATGGATTTGGTTCAAAGAATCAATGATCTGTATGCCGAAGGCGCTCGCGAAGTCGTTTTAACGGGTGTTCATATCGGTGATTATGAAGATACCGTGGGCGAAAAAAAGTACGTGATGGAAGATTTAATCGAAAATCTTTTAGCGCGTACCAAGGTCCCGCGCTTTCGTTTAGCGAGCTTAGAGCCGGTGGAAGTTTCAGAAAGACTTCTGGAATTGTATCAAGATCCACGTCTGTGCCCCCATTTTCATATGAGCATCCAAAGTGCTAATACGGATGTGCTTTTCCATATGAAACGTAAATACACCCAAGAAGATGTGCGTAAATCTTTAAATGCGATTGCCCAACGTGTTCCGAACTCTTTTGTGGGAATGGATGTGATCGTCGGTTTCCCTACGGAAACGGAAGAACAATTCCAAGACACCTATGATACGTTAGCGTCCCTTCCTTGGACGAAGCTGCATGTTTTTCCTTATAGTGAACGTCAAGGGACAAGAGCGGCCGCGATGGAGGCTTCTGTCTATCCTCACGTGCGTGCCGAGCGTGCCGCGCGTTTGCGAGAGTTAAGTATCTCACGTTACACACAAGAGGCGCAAAAGCAGTTGGGATCAGTTAAAAAGACGTTGATCTTAAAAAATGCGGCGAAAGGTGGCCAAGGTTTAAGTCATGATTATTGGCCGGTAGAGATCGAAGGGGCGGAAAGCTTTATTGATCACTGGTCGGGACAAGAAATTGATGTCCGTATCACCGGTTATGATCATTCCAATAAACAACACATGGAAGGTCACTTGCGAGGCGAAGTCATTTTATGA
- a CDS encoding cysteine desulfurase family protein: MIPTKVFHYFDHNATTPVCAEVIAALPELAQSWGNPSSIHWGGRSPKNILRDARKNLADALGVSPLEIVFTSGGSEANNTVLKGVFDYRQTAPFVSAEQAGRTHFMCSEVEHPSVIKTMQHLKALGARVDFIPVNRQGEIDMEFYKAHLSHETALVSVMLANNETGTLFPVKEMARIAHEKGALFHTDAVQAFGKIPLNLQDLGVDFASFSGHKFYSVKGSGFLYSRKGSYLSSLIHGGGQERHRRGGTENTLGIGALGVMAKRLALVADKAKQLEILRDHMESRILSEISEVTLTAGENLRLPNTSSLVVKGADGETMLMSLDIMGYAVSTGAACSSGNPEPSPVLLAMGLSRAEAQNSLRLSLGWDTTREEVDGFVEALKTVVARLRSINNEEEGDSCHV; the protein is encoded by the coding sequence ATGATCCCGACCAAGGTCTTTCATTATTTTGATCACAACGCCACGACTCCTGTTTGTGCAGAAGTCATTGCGGCCTTGCCCGAACTTGCACAGAGTTGGGGGAATCCTAGTTCTATTCACTGGGGTGGTCGAAGTCCGAAAAATATTCTGCGTGATGCGCGAAAAAATCTGGCTGATGCCTTGGGTGTAAGTCCTTTAGAAATCGTATTTACTTCGGGTGGCAGTGAAGCCAACAATACCGTGCTGAAAGGTGTTTTTGATTACCGTCAAACGGCTCCTTTTGTATCCGCGGAACAAGCGGGTCGCACGCATTTCATGTGTTCTGAGGTTGAGCATCCCAGCGTTATTAAAACCATGCAGCATCTAAAAGCTTTAGGTGCGCGCGTTGATTTCATCCCGGTGAATCGCCAAGGTGAAATCGATATGGAATTTTATAAAGCTCACTTGAGCCACGAAACGGCTTTGGTGTCGGTGATGTTGGCCAATAACGAAACGGGCACGTTGTTTCCGGTGAAAGAGATGGCGCGTATCGCTCATGAAAAGGGCGCGCTTTTTCATACCGACGCGGTTCAGGCCTTTGGGAAAATTCCTTTGAATTTGCAAGACCTAGGCGTGGATTTCGCGTCTTTCTCGGGTCATAAGTTTTATTCGGTGAAGGGATCTGGATTTTTATATTCTCGCAAAGGGTCTTATTTGAGTTCGCTGATTCATGGTGGTGGTCAAGAAAGACACCGTCGTGGGGGAACTGAAAATACATTGGGCATTGGGGCTTTAGGCGTGATGGCAAAAAGACTTGCGCTTGTGGCCGATAAAGCCAAACAGTTAGAAATTTTGCGTGATCATATGGAAAGCCGCATTCTTTCGGAAATTTCTGAAGTCACCCTCACCGCCGGGGAAAATTTGCGTTTACCCAACACGAGTTCTTTGGTGGTCAAGGGTGCTGACGGCGAAACCATGCTGATGTCCTTAGATATTATGGGTTATGCGGTTTCTACGGGGGCCGCTTGCTCCAGTGGTAATCCCGAGCCCAGCCCCGTGTTGTTAGCAATGGGGCTTTCGCGCGCCGAAGCGCAAAACAGTTTACGTTTAAGTCTTGGTTGGGACACCACGCGCGAAGAAGTGGATGGGTTTGTTGAAGCATTAAAGACAGTGGTCGCAAGATTGCGATCTATCAATAACGAAGAAGAAGGAGATTCTTGCCATGTCTAA
- the der gene encoding ribosome biogenesis GTPase Der produces the protein MSQEMTTEFAPKVAIIGRPNVGKSTLFNIITGTRKAVVKDQAGVTRDIMIAPVEVWGKQFDLIDTGGITEAGDIFSKLIKEQVTDFLHSVDLIVAVMDGRSGLLPEDRDIIRVAKQTGKPFLLVINKVDRVQDDDMFKADFYEFGVDIVSASFEQRRGVSDVLEWITNNTPENQVVIQEGLNIAIVGKPNVGKSSICNAILGSNRMIVSDIAGTTIDSVDTPLVFNGKRYNLVDTAGLRKSAKREDDLEIISAFKSQEAIRRANIVILMVDGTIGPTDQDARIMQAILEDHKGVIVVANKSDLGNKEVPEYRKTFREQVERVFHFFTDVHVVFTSAKTNQGIEDLFEMIEHVGNQLAFRIPTAELNDFFFETIRKAPAPVWGTTNVKFYYVTQTYQRPPAFIAFANSPDGVTNAYRRFLIKNMKERFDLWGMPIRIFCMKSRGAGQK, from the coding sequence ATGTCACAAGAAATGACGACTGAATTTGCGCCCAAAGTGGCGATTATTGGTCGGCCCAACGTAGGGAAATCGACTTTATTTAATATTATTACCGGAACTCGTAAGGCGGTGGTTAAAGACCAGGCCGGGGTGACTCGCGATATTATGATTGCGCCGGTTGAAGTTTGGGGTAAGCAGTTTGACTTGATCGACACCGGTGGAATCACCGAAGCCGGCGATATTTTTTCTAAACTGATCAAAGAACAAGTCACTGACTTTTTGCATTCCGTGGATTTGATCGTGGCGGTGATGGATGGTCGTTCAGGCCTTTTGCCTGAAGATCGCGACATTATCCGCGTGGCCAAACAAACGGGGAAACCTTTCTTGTTGGTGATCAATAAGGTGGATCGCGTTCAAGATGATGACATGTTCAAAGCCGACTTTTATGAGTTCGGTGTGGATATCGTTTCAGCCTCGTTTGAACAGCGTCGGGGCGTTTCAGATGTTTTGGAGTGGATTACCAACAACACTCCAGAAAACCAGGTTGTTATTCAAGAGGGACTTAATATCGCCATCGTCGGAAAACCGAATGTTGGTAAAAGTTCTATCTGTAACGCGATCTTAGGTTCTAACCGCATGATCGTGTCTGATATTGCAGGTACGACCATTGACTCGGTAGATACGCCGTTAGTTTTCAACGGGAAACGTTATAATTTGGTGGACACCGCGGGTTTGCGTAAGTCGGCTAAGCGCGAAGATGATTTAGAAATCATTTCGGCTTTTAAATCTCAAGAAGCCATTCGCCGTGCGAATATCGTGATTTTGATGGTCGATGGTACGATTGGTCCCACGGATCAAGATGCGCGCATCATGCAGGCAATCTTAGAAGATCACAAAGGGGTGATTGTGGTCGCCAATAAATCCGACTTAGGAAATAAAGAAGTTCCGGAATACCGCAAAACATTCCGTGAACAAGTGGAGCGCGTGTTCCATTTCTTTACCGATGTGCACGTGGTGTTTACAAGTGCAAAAACCAATCAAGGGATCGAAGATCTTTTTGAAATGATCGAGCATGTGGGGAACCAGTTGGCGTTCCGCATCCCAACGGCAGAGCTCAATGACTTCTTCTTTGAAACCATTCGCAAAGCTCCGGCTCCGGTCTGGGGAACAACAAATGTGAAATTTTATTATGTCACCCAGACCTATCAGCGTCCGCCGGCATTTATTGCGTTTGCAAACAGCCCGGATGGCGTGACCAATGCGTATCGTCGTTTCTTGATTAAGAATATGAAAGAGCGTTTTGATCTTTGGGGTATGCCAATCAGGATCTTCTGTATGAAGAGTCGAGGAGCGGGGCAGAAGTAA
- the era gene encoding GTPase Era → MSYKAGFLGLIGQPNAGKSTLMNFLVSEKVSIVSAKPQTTRRRILGIWSNEAGQIVFVDAPGIIHAEKGLNGFLAQEAEDVIKNSDALLAVVSVDEGKPEDAERVLDMVSKSGKPWIGVITKTDIIEKAHRLMILKKMIEERNGKALSISVSTVSKGKEAAEDREAMLIEFLEMMPQSPAPLYDIELFTNENVREMVSEVIREKCFEILHHEIPYSLAIRIVKFDEEGPMPKIYAEILVGRESHKPIVIGKNAQVIKRIGMEARKEIEKIMGEKVFLDLKVNCKPEWADNKRMMKELGYVTRNDD, encoded by the coding sequence ATGTCTTATAAAGCTGGATTTTTAGGTCTGATTGGTCAACCTAATGCGGGTAAAAGTACGCTGATGAATTTTCTGGTTTCAGAAAAAGTCTCTATCGTATCAGCTAAACCTCAGACCACTCGCCGTCGTATTTTAGGTATCTGGAGCAATGAAGCAGGACAAATTGTATTCGTTGACGCTCCGGGAATCATTCACGCAGAAAAAGGTCTTAATGGATTCTTAGCCCAAGAAGCGGAAGACGTGATCAAGAACTCTGACGCGCTTTTAGCGGTGGTCAGTGTTGATGAAGGAAAGCCTGAAGATGCGGAGCGCGTTTTAGATATGGTTTCTAAAAGTGGTAAGCCTTGGATTGGCGTGATCACAAAAACAGATATCATTGAAAAAGCTCACCGTTTGATGATCCTTAAAAAAATGATCGAAGAACGTAACGGGAAAGCACTCTCCATTTCAGTCAGCACCGTTTCAAAAGGCAAAGAAGCGGCGGAAGATCGCGAAGCTATGTTGATTGAGTTCTTAGAGATGATGCCGCAATCGCCGGCACCGTTATATGATATTGAACTTTTCACGAACGAAAATGTGCGTGAAATGGTTTCGGAAGTGATTCGTGAAAAATGTTTTGAGATTCTTCATCACGAGATCCCATACTCTCTGGCAATTCGCATTGTGAAGTTTGATGAAGAAGGTCCCATGCCTAAGATCTATGCGGAGATCTTGGTGGGGCGCGAAAGTCATAAGCCCATCGTGATCGGTAAAAATGCCCAAGTGATCAAGCGCATCGGTATGGAAGCGCGTAAAGAAATTGAAAAGATCATGGGCGAAAAGGTCTTTTTAGATCTGAAAGTAAACTGTAAGCCTGAATGGGCAGATAATAAAAGAATGATGAAGGAGTTGGGATATGTCACAAGAAATGACGACTGA
- the rnc gene encoding ribonuclease III has protein sequence MIELQKRLGYQFKNLLTLERALTHKSYANELKNTVEHNEKLEFLGDAVLDLVVGEFLFEKFPADTEGGLSKKRASIVNEEVLSELAIEMKLNDLMKLGKGEAQTGGATKPRLVASALEAVIGALYLDGGFESAKKFIRQEFSCLTDKVCGHEDFEKDYKTRLQELVQKHQRETPRYEVLAEEGPPHDREFLVCVKVNEDVWAQGRGRSKKNAEQAAAKCALEAKYKETN, from the coding sequence ATGATCGAACTGCAAAAACGCCTGGGGTATCAGTTTAAAAATCTTTTAACACTTGAACGCGCACTCACGCATAAAAGTTATGCCAATGAACTTAAAAACACCGTTGAGCACAACGAAAAGTTAGAATTTTTGGGCGATGCCGTTTTAGACCTGGTCGTGGGAGAGTTCTTATTTGAAAAGTTCCCGGCGGATACCGAGGGGGGACTTTCTAAAAAAAGAGCCAGCATCGTGAACGAAGAAGTACTTTCAGAGCTCGCGATTGAAATGAAGCTCAATGACCTTATGAAGCTGGGTAAGGGCGAAGCACAAACTGGCGGGGCGACGAAACCTCGTTTGGTGGCCTCCGCTTTAGAAGCCGTGATTGGGGCTTTATACTTAGATGGCGGCTTTGAATCGGCTAAGAAATTTATTCGTCAGGAGTTTTCATGCCTGACGGACAAAGTCTGTGGTCATGAAGATTTTGAAAAGGATTATAAAACTCGTCTGCAGGAGCTTGTGCAGAAACATCAACGCGAAACTCCTCGCTATGAGGTCTTGGCCGAAGAAGGGCCCCCTCATGATCGGGAGTTTTTAGTGTGTGTAAAAGTAAATGAAGATGTCTGGGCACAAGGGCGCGGACGCAGTAAGAAAAACGCCGAACAAGCGGCCGCCAAATGTGCGCTAGAAGCAAAGTATAAGGAAACGAACTAA
- a CDS encoding sodium-dependent transporter: MSSNVRRGAWRTRFGFYLLAIGSACGLGNLWRFPYVVGENGGGAFVLIYVFMSLAIGAPMLINELIMGKTSRRSVLVATQRLSEKAGRGFRWAGRFSVILSIIVLSYYAVISGWVLHFLTQFLISFFSPPEIVTAKTNLAALMSNGWLQFMLASAHLLITIVVVVKGVQEGLEKFISYTMPLFATLVLLLVLRSFSLPSTPEVLRFLFYPDFSKLTWSSLNHAIGHVFFTLSVGFGTMVTFGSYMKEDDHAPTAGFRVTVVDTVISLIAVVMIFPLAFQASNVPLTDPALMFEVLPRYLLGIRGGTLFGLAFFVCLYMAALNASIGLLEVVVSNWVDVQKKMQRGPATWYSGLAALSFAILPALSSSVFKEVRLGGRSLIEALDSLLINWMLPLIALGILMAYNWGTTDKEKELNFVDKDKFVSYTMYPHWYFISRWVAPGVIILGLLMQVLDLFF, translated from the coding sequence ATGTCGTCAAACGTGCGTCGCGGAGCCTGGAGAACCCGGTTCGGGTTTTATCTCTTAGCCATCGGTTCAGCCTGTGGTTTAGGGAACTTATGGCGTTTTCCTTACGTGGTAGGTGAAAACGGTGGCGGCGCCTTTGTTTTGATTTACGTGTTTATGTCTTTGGCGATCGGGGCGCCGATGTTGATCAATGAATTGATCATGGGGAAAACCAGTCGTCGTTCCGTTTTAGTGGCCACCCAGCGCTTAAGTGAGAAAGCCGGTCGCGGATTCCGTTGGGCGGGGCGATTTTCGGTCATCTTAAGTATTATCGTGCTTTCATATTATGCGGTGATCAGTGGTTGGGTTCTGCATTTCCTCACTCAATTTTTGATCTCATTTTTTAGTCCGCCGGAGATCGTGACGGCCAAAACCAATCTTGCCGCTTTAATGTCTAACGGTTGGCTGCAGTTTATGTTGGCCAGTGCGCATTTGTTAATTACGATTGTGGTCGTGGTTAAAGGCGTGCAAGAGGGATTAGAGAAGTTTATCTCTTACACCATGCCGCTTTTTGCCACGCTGGTCTTGCTTTTGGTTTTACGCAGTTTTTCTTTGCCTTCGACGCCGGAAGTTTTGCGGTTTCTTTTTTATCCCGACTTTTCAAAACTGACGTGGTCCTCTTTAAATCATGCCATTGGACACGTGTTTTTCACCTTGTCGGTGGGTTTTGGAACCATGGTGACCTTTGGTTCCTATATGAAAGAAGACGATCATGCACCGACGGCGGGTTTTCGCGTAACGGTGGTGGATACGGTCATTTCTCTTATTGCGGTCGTGATGATCTTCCCTTTGGCGTTTCAGGCGTCCAATGTTCCACTCACTGATCCCGCGTTGATGTTTGAAGTTTTACCGCGTTATCTTTTGGGGATCCGCGGGGGAACGCTTTTTGGTCTGGCGTTCTTCGTCTGTCTTTATATGGCGGCTTTAAACGCCAGTATCGGTCTTTTAGAGGTCGTTGTCTCTAATTGGGTGGACGTGCAAAAGAAAATGCAACGGGGACCGGCCACTTGGTATTCGGGACTAGCGGCTTTAAGTTTTGCTATTTTGCCAGCACTTTCAAGCTCCGTGTTTAAAGAGGTGCGTTTAGGGGGGCGTTCTTTGATCGAGGCTTTAGACAGCTTGTTGATCAACTGGATGTTGCCATTGATCGCTTTAGGAATCTTGATGGCCTACAACTGGGGCACGACGGATAAAGAAAAAGAGCTGAACTTTGTCGATAAGGACAAATTTGTCAGCTATACGATGTATCCACATTGGTATTTTATTTCTAGATGGGTGGCGCCAGGAGTGATTATCCTGGGCCTTTTAATGCAAGTATTGGATTTGTTTTTTTAG